TAAACCACCAGGCTTTCCCCTCTCCCCACAGCCATCCCCCCAAGAGGTGATGCCAAAGAGCTGAAACCGTCCCGATAAACGGTCCTGGAAGATCAGCGGCCCTCCGGAATCACCCTGGACACATGCAAGGACACAGATTCTAGTCAGATGATTGTAAAGCAGGTGTAGTGTTTATATAGCAGATAAGATGTTTCTTCATCTGCTGGGGTGCTTATAATGCAAGCTAGTACGATAATGTGGAGATACCTGGCATGAGTCGATACCTCCAGTGAGGTACCCAGCACAGAACATGGTATTCGTGAGCAGCTCCTTCCCCAGTGCACTGCGACAGGTGGTCTGAGACAGCAGTGGCACTTTCGCCTCCATCACCACATCTGCAGAGGGTCCgtcttcacacacacagagaatcaAGACAAGCATGAATACTTCAAAGCTTTTTAAGCAAATGTTGTGTGATATTATTAGGCTCTTTTTCCAAAATATGAGTTATGCAGATTCTCTGACCCTCATATAGAGAGCCCCAGCCAGCCACCAAACAGGGTGTACCAGCCGGTGGGTCGAGGTCAGAGGGCACGCAGACAGGTGTGACCCGTTCAGACAGAATAACTGGAGAACTCAGCTCCACCAGAGCAATGTCGTTATTAAACGTCTTTGGGTTAAACTACAACAAGAGAAAAGGATTGGATACAATAgggacatatttaaaataaaaagaaatacaaacaaatatatatatatatatatatatatgtttaccttCGGATGAGTGATGATGCGATTGACTTTCATGATCTGCTCATCAGGGTCAGTTTTTTTGAGGTCAAACTCTCCCACTACCGCTGTCCAATAACTCTCACTGCGGCTCCTAATTGGAGGAGacgttcacaaaacatttgagtaCATACACAAATAAAGCAACAAGACACAGCACAATTAATTATCCTTTTCAGAAAATGGCGAGAACATAATATGATAAAAGTCAGTGCTGTATGGTTCATTATTTTGAATGTTATGGCACATTTAATCACTGTCAAAAGTGTGTGCTGTTCTGGTATTTTACAACAGCTTCAAATGTTTCTCATTTCATCACATCGGAGCAAAACAATTGTATGTTCTCAGTACCAATACAAATAGCAAGATTGTCAAGTGAAAAGGCAATAAGGTATCCCACTTCacattcagtttaaatatgtagataTGTATTTGTGCTTTTACCCAGCAAAGCAATGGCAGCAGTGAGGACCCAAGAGCTGTCAACCAGCACGCCCCCCACACATCAGAGCGCCATCCAGCCGAAGGTTCACCAGCCATGGCCAGCTGCCCAGAGGAGCAGGAGATCCCCCCATGATACGAGAACGAGGCTGTGTCAGGTTTTGTGAGACAGAGAAACGCTGGCCACACACAGCTACAAAAAGGGAAGTTACATCAATAAATAGATCTTATTAGTTCCTCTAAAAGTCCATTGACAATCATAGTCAAGGTttatttttgattacattttttattttaatcatgcagattatgtaaaattatgtatatatgaaaGTTCTGAGTatgtttacattatttacttaatttttttttaccctgtgcTGTGGTCTGTGTGGCCGGCTCCAGGTTCTGCATGTGTTGAGCAGACTGCACTGCAGGACGCGAGCACTGCAACTCTCTCCCATGACTCTGACGCACAGGTCCTTTGTTCACTTGTGCAGGTGTGCACCGGCGTTTGTAGTAGCCACAGGCCTGACTCAGCAACCAACTCCTCTCTCCTTCATCAGCTTCCTCCTGAGCGCGAGAGATGACCTGACAGCTCGGCTCTGACTGTGTATCCTCTGGAGAAGCTACGGAATAACCACCACCATCAGAATCCGTGTTTAAAGTCAAAGAGTCCTTGTTATAAAGGCATTTGTTCATTCAAGCTTACCACAAGCGCCTTTTCGCTGTCCACAGTCCTGAAACAGACAGGGCACACACCCTCTGCAGCCTGCCTCAAGCCTTGTTGCGGTCCAATACGGCAGCATCTACGGCAGACAGAGCGCGGGACAGAGCGGCCTCCATCACTACTGTTCCTCTATCAGACCAGAGCTGCAGAGAGAAGCAGAAAGAGATGTAAGCAAAAGTGAATACATGCCTCAAAACAACCAACATAAAGCAAAtttaaagaaaactttaaaagtaggTATAAAGAAGAACATTTAAGTTCAGTGGAGCAGAAAAGTGTGCTGACTTGGTGTTTATGTGAATCAGATAAGATAATCAGATCGTTTTCTctaatgcattatttttgtttCAACAATAAAAATTGTCAGAtatgcatacaaacacaaaaactacaaaacagcagaataacaaaaaaaagttgaaaaaagaatattctctcttttttatatttttaaaacatttctctcgGTTATGCGAGCGTTAAGaaaacattccattttatcatTTAGTGTTACTTTTGCATGTTCTCTGAACAGTTCATGAATTCCATTTAAATACGTATAATGTT
The sequence above is drawn from the Carassius auratus strain Wakin unplaced genomic scaffold, ASM336829v1 scaf_tig00002785, whole genome shotgun sequence genome and encodes:
- the LOC113070024 gene encoding serine protease 56-like, yielding MKVNRIITHPKFNPKTFNNDIALVELSSPVILSERVTPVCVPSDLDPPAGTPCLVAGWGSLYEDGPSADVVMEAKVPLLSQTTCRSALGKELLTNTMFCAGYLTGGIDSCQGDSGGPLIFQDRLSGRFQLFGITSWGDGCGERGKPGGLHTGHRLL